Part of the Sphingopyxis sp. 113P3 genome, ATCGCAATCGCACGGCAAATCCGCGCGGCACTGCGCCCAGGCGATTTCGCGGCTCGCATCGGCGGCGACGAATTCGTCGTGGTCATCGACCCGGTCGACCCCGCAGCCCTCCCAGGGGCGCTCGCCGAGCGGATCCACGCCAGCGTCGCGGGGCCAGTCGAACTTCCAGGCGGCGAGTCTTACGACACCGCGATCAGCATAGGCGCGGCGCTCTACCCCGAGGACGGCCATGATGCGGCGGCGTTGCTGACCGCTGCCGACGCCGCCATGTATGAAGATAAGCTCAGCCATCGTTCCTGATGCGAGGATATGCCGTGACCCAACCCCGCCCCTGGCTTCGCCCGCTTTTTCTGACCTTCCTCACCGCTCTTCTTGCGGCCTGCCAGAGCATGCCGGACCCCTCCCCCTTCACCCGGGAGCAGATCGCGGCGCTGCAATCGGAGGGCTTTATCGAGACCGATGAGGGCTGGGAACTGACGCTCAATGAACGGCTGCTCTTTCCGATCGACGAAAGCCGGTTGCAGCCGGGCCAGGGCGAGCGCATCGCGAAGCTCGCAGGCCATCTGATATCGGTAGGTATCTCCACTGCCCGGGTCGAAGGACATAGCGATTCGACAGGGACCGAGGCGCACAACCTCAAGCTCTCCCAGGCACGCGCCGAGGCCGTCGCCGAGCCGATGCGCGCAAGCGGCATGACGTTCACGCCCGACCAGATCGTGGGCCGCGGCGAGGCCGATCCCTTGTCGAGCAACGCGACGGCCGTGGGGCGTCAGGACAATCGCCGCGTTG contains:
- a CDS encoding OmpA family protein gives rise to the protein MTQPRPWLRPLFLTFLTALLAACQSMPDPSPFTREQIAALQSEGFIETDEGWELTLNERLLFPIDESRLQPGQGERIAKLAGHLISVGISTARVEGHSDSTGTEAHNLKLSQARAEAVAEPMRASGMTFTPDQIVGRGEADPLSSNATAVGRQDNRRVVVIVTP